Proteins from a genomic interval of Dama dama isolate Ldn47 chromosome 1, ASM3311817v1, whole genome shotgun sequence:
- the LOC133041665 gene encoding histone-lysine N-methyltransferase PRDM9-like, with product MGVDQGLSEARDELRRKETGVRRYSLRERKGHVYQEVSEPQDDDYLYCEECQNFFIDSCAAHGPPTFVKDCAVEKGHANRSALTLPPGLSIRLSGIPDAGLGVWNEASDLPLGLHFGPYEGQITDDEEAAKSGYTWLITKGRNCYEYVDGKGMSWANWMRYVNCARDDEEQNLVAFQYHGQIFYRTCQVVRPGCELLVWYGDEYGQDLGNKRNSRGKRELAAGRGSSQHLDSRCDHRGPVLSPTPSSSKGFRRLKSTRPPEDTKGRDSGQVPPDTVTALHGHTGHQQSRDGQPAASAPPSTLTTAAPWLYQPRLHVALLGCRGSGTLVPGSQDTKLGLAVGELDAREPETLQQVSALWTRAGLTDRRETFGSV from the exons aactcagaagaaaggagactggagtgaggAGGTACAGTCTACGAGAAAGAAAGGGCCACGTGTACCAAGAGGTCAGCGAGCCCCAGGATGACgactacctct ATTGTGAGGAgtgtcagaacttcttcatcgacagctgtgctgcccatgGGCCCCCAACCTTTGTAAAGGACTGTGCAGTGGAAAAGGGGCATGCCAACCGCTCAGCCCTCACGCTGCCCCCTGGGTTAAGCATCAGACTGTCGGGCATCCCTGACGCTGGGCTTGGAGTGTGGAACGAGGCGTCCGATCTGCCGCTGGGCCTGCACTTTGGCCCCTATGAGGGCCAGATCACAGACGATGAAGAGGCCGCCAAGAGTGGATACACCTGGCTG aTCACCAAAGGGAGGAACTGCTATGAGTATGTGGATGGAAAGGGCATGTCttgggccaactggatgag gtatgtgaactgtgcccgggacgacgaggagcagaacctggtggccttccagtatcacgggcagatcttctaccgaacctgccaggtggtcaggccgggctgtgagctgctggtctggtACGGGGACGAGTATGGTCAGGACCTTGGCAACAAGCGGAACAGCCGGGGGAAGCGTGAGCTTGCAGCTGGGAGAG ggtcatcacagcatctggaCTCCAGATGCGACCACAGGGGTCCAGTTCTCAGCCCTACCCCCAGCAGCTCT AAGGGGTTCCGGAGGCTGAAGTCCACCCGGCCACCagaagacaccaaggggaga gACAGCGGCCAGGTCCCACCTGACACTGTGACTGCCCTGCACGGTCACACAGGACACCAGCAGTCACGGGACGGACAGCCAGCTGCCTCcgccccaccctccaccctgaCCACGGCGGCCCCGTGGCTGTACCAGCCCCGCCTGCACGTGGCTCTGCTAGGCTGCCGGGGCtcggggaccctgg TGCCGGGCTCCCAAGACACCAAGCTGGGGTTGGCGGTGGGggagctggatgccagggaacccgagaccctgcagcaggtcagtgcacTGTGGACGCGGGCTGGCCTCACTGACCG GAGGGAGACCTTCGGTTCTGTGTGA